One part of the Corynebacterium aurimucosum ATCC 700975 genome encodes these proteins:
- a CDS encoding inositol monophosphatase family protein has protein sequence MAPMTGPSASDPRELVAFAEAAVDHVDDLFRRGLGAAPARFKGEGDFATEVDLVIEQQLRQTLSQLTGIPVLGEEYGGDLQETIWVVDPVDGTANYSAGNPCCGILVTLLHEAKPVVAVADFPLLNRRVVAAHGMPLRTSGGPSTGFGGGEEAQGFDEARGHVGCSSHLPTGLFNDLRETGLRPRMTGSVGLDNAFVAQGVFDGAVNFSPHPWDNAAGALMIKAAGGRVSDPEGNEWTANSKGFVGGTPQVHATILDAIARNPRGAR, from the coding sequence ATGGCCCCGATGACAGGACCTTCAGCGTCGGACCCACGCGAGCTTGTTGCCTTTGCGGAAGCAGCGGTGGACCACGTTGATGATCTCTTTCGCAGGGGCCTCGGTGCAGCGCCCGCGCGTTTCAAGGGCGAGGGGGATTTTGCCACCGAGGTAGATCTGGTCATTGAGCAGCAGCTGCGCCAAACGCTAAGTCAGCTCACCGGAATTCCGGTGCTCGGCGAGGAGTACGGGGGAGACCTCCAAGAAACGATCTGGGTCGTGGACCCAGTGGACGGAACCGCGAACTATTCTGCGGGAAATCCGTGCTGCGGAATTCTTGTCACGCTCTTGCACGAAGCAAAGCCAGTCGTCGCCGTTGCAGATTTTCCTTTGCTGAACCGTCGCGTCGTCGCGGCCCACGGCATGCCGCTGCGCACCAGCGGCGGCCCCTCAACCGGTTTCGGGGGCGGCGAGGAAGCTCAGGGCTTCGACGAGGCTCGCGGCCACGTGGGCTGTTCCTCACACCTGCCAACCGGCCTGTTCAATGACCTCCGAGAGACCGGCCTGCGTCCCCGCATGACTGGGTCGGTGGGGCTGGACAACGCCTTCGTGGCCCAAGGCGTGTTTGATGGGGCGGTGAATTTCTCGCCGCACCCATGGGATAACGCGGCGGGTGCGCTCATGATCAAGGCCGCCGGTGGCCGCGTGAGCGATCCAGAAGGAAATGAGTGGACCGCCAATTCGAAGGGCTTTGTGGGAGGGACCCCGCAGGTCCATGCCACAATTCTGGATGCCATCGCCCGAAATCCTCGTGGGGCGCGCTAG
- the priA gene encoding bifunctional 1-(5-phosphoribosyl)-5-((5-phosphoribosylamino)methylideneamino)imidazole-4-carboxamide isomerase/phosphoribosylanthranilate isomerase PriA, translating into MSFTLLPAVDVVDGQAVRLDQGEAGSEKSYGSPREAALKWQAQGAQWLHAVDLDAAFGRGSNHELLAEITTSVDLNVELTGGIRDDETLARALATGARRVNIGTAALENPDWIAKALAEHGDRIAVDLAVRLVDGEWRTRGNGWVSDGGDLWEVLERLDAAGCTRFVVTDVSKDGTLQGPNIELLREVAAATEAKITASGGISTLDDLRELALYENEGIDSAIIGKALYEERFTLEEALAAVAEVTPLPEEEYIDPIEER; encoded by the coding sequence ATGAGTTTTACACTGTTGCCCGCGGTTGATGTCGTTGATGGTCAGGCAGTTCGCCTTGATCAAGGAGAGGCCGGATCCGAGAAATCCTATGGCTCGCCGCGTGAGGCTGCCCTGAAGTGGCAGGCCCAGGGTGCGCAGTGGCTGCATGCAGTCGATTTGGACGCTGCCTTCGGCCGCGGATCCAACCATGAACTGCTTGCCGAAATCACCACGAGCGTGGACCTGAACGTGGAGCTGACCGGTGGGATTCGAGATGATGAGACCCTGGCCCGGGCTCTCGCTACCGGTGCGCGCCGCGTCAATATTGGTACCGCGGCCTTGGAGAACCCCGACTGGATTGCCAAGGCCCTGGCAGAACACGGTGACCGTATCGCAGTGGACTTGGCGGTCCGCCTGGTGGATGGCGAGTGGCGTACTCGAGGTAATGGCTGGGTATCCGATGGCGGCGACCTTTGGGAGGTCCTCGAGCGCCTCGACGCGGCTGGGTGTACTCGCTTTGTAGTAACGGATGTGTCCAAGGACGGTACGCTGCAGGGCCCCAACATTGAGCTGCTGCGTGAGGTCGCGGCCGCCACGGAAGCCAAGATCACTGCTTCCGGAGGAATTTCCACCTTGGATGACCTGCGTGAGTTGGCCCTCTACGAAAACGAGGGAATTGATTCCGCCATCATTGGTAAGGCTCTTTATGAGGAGCGCTTCACTTTGGAGGAGGCCCTCGCTGCTGTCGCAGAGGTTACCCCGCTGCCGGAAGAGGAATACATCGACCCGATCGAGGAGAGGTAG